The DNA region TACCCCCCACCCTGCGCTTCTGGCCGGGCTCGTCCATGGCTCCGGTCCCCCTAGCCTAAAGCGTCCCCCCATCGCACCCATGGGAAGGGCCGGAATATTAACCGGCTGCCCTTCGGCTACGCCTCTCGGCCTCACCTTAGGCCCCGCCTAACCCTACGCTGACGACCATTGCGTAGGAACCCTTGGGCTTACGGCGACAGGGATTCTCACCCTGTTTATCGTTACTCATGCCGGCATTCGCACTTCCCTTACCTCCAGCCGCCCTCGCGGACGACCTTCGTCGGCATCGGGAACGCTCCCCTACCGCCTGAGGGTTGCCCCCCAGACCCGCAGCTTCGGCGCTGGGCTTAAGCCCCGATCATTTTCGGCGCAGCGTCACTCGACCAGTGAGCTATTACGCACTCTTTAAAGGATGGCTGCTTCTAAGCCAACCTCCTGGCTGTCTCAGCAACGCCACATCCTTTCCCACTTAGCCCAGACTTCGGGACCTTAGCTGGCGGTCTCGGTTGTTCCCGCGCTCGGACACGGACGTTATCGCTCGCGCCCTCACTCCCAGGCTCCACCTGGGACCCTTCGGAGTTTGACAGGGTTTGGTAGGCTGGTGGGCCCCCTAGCCCTATCAGTGCTCTACAGGCCCCAGTCAGCACCTGAGGCTGACCCTAAAGTCATTTCGGGGAGAACCAGCTATCTCCGGGTTCGGTTAGCTTTTCACTCCTAACCCCAGCTCATCCGAGGGGTTTGCATCCCCCACCGGTTCGGGCCTCCACTGGGCTTCACCCCAGCTTCACCCTGGCCAGGGCTAGCTCACCCGGTTTCGGGTCCACGGCCGCGGACTAACGCCCTCTTCGGACTCGGTTTCCCTACGCCTCCGCCTCCACGGCTTAAGCTCGCCCACGACCGTGAGTCGCCGGCTCATGCTTCAATAGGCACGCCGCAACCCCCAAAGGGGCCGCGACTGCTTGTAAGCCCACGGTTTCAGGCTCTATTTCACTCCCCTCCCGGGGTTCTTTTCACCTTTCCCTCACGGTACTGGTCCACTATCGGTCACCCGGAGTACTTAGCCTTAGGCGGTGGTCCGCCCAGATTCCCCCATGGCTCCACGAACCACAGGGTACTCGGGTACCCTCACCTATCCCCTCCCCTTTCGCCTACAGGGCTTTCACCTTCTTCGGCGCTGCTTCCCAGACAGCTTCGGCTAGAGTCAGGGATTCGGTATCCGAGGGCCCCACTACCCCGCCCGGACAAGCCAGACGGTTTAGGCTCTTCCCCTTTCGCTCGCCGCTACTCAGGGAGTCGCTTTCGCTTTCCTCTCCTCTGGGTACTGAGATGTTTCAGTTCCCCAGGTTCCCCCCGCCAAAAGGCGGTGACCCGTGTTCCCACGGGCCGGGTTCCCCCATTCGGACATCCAGGGATCAACGCCCGCTACCGGCTCCCCCTGGCTTATCGCAGGTAGCCACGTCCTTCATCGGCTCGGGTGCCAAGGCATCCACCGTGGGCCCTTAGCATCTTGACCCTTCAAGGCCGCTCATCACGGCCTACAACCACCTATTCCTCCACCCCAGCTTTCAAGATCCCCCGCCGCCCCTCAGGCAGCGCAAAGAAAAAACTACCAGACCAAAACAAAACTGTCAAGGGGGGTGGGGGACACCCCACCCCGCATCTTGACGGAAAGGCTTCTCCTCGCTAAGCTAGTTTTTGCGTGCGGGGGCGATTAGCTCAGCTGGTCAGAGCGCACGCCTGATAAGCGTGAGGTCGGTGGTTCAAGTCCACCATCGCCCACCACGATGGGAAGGGTAAATCCCCGGGGTTCATCTAACCCCGGGGATCGGTTTTTGACACCTACATGACACCTAATAGCCCGTTGCCAGGTGGTAGATCAAATAACCTACTGCCCCACCCAGCAGGGCGGCCATAAACCCTGCCCACCAGGGGTTCCGCCTGGCCCAGGCAAGAAATTGACCCGAGATGGTGAGGCCTGTACGGCGCACCGCCAGCAGCTCCACCATTCCAAGCCAGACGACCAGGCCGCCCAGGAAGATAAGCCACCACCATAGGCCCGTCAGGGCAAAGGCGACACCCAATGTCGCCAACATGGCTATAATGCCCCAGGGCACCCTCATACCTTTAGCTCAGAGTAGCGATTGGCTTGGCTAATGATGGCGCAGGCATAGGGCTCATTGCGCCTTCCTTGGCGGAATCCCGCCAGTCCTACGTTATATGCTTGAAGAATCTCCTTCCACGACGCCCCAGCCATCTGGCCCTTCAGCCACGCCAGATACTCCAGTCCAGCCGCTACCGCGTACCAAATCCGCGCATACATGGACATGCTCAGCATCTGCCCGGGGTCCTTGCCTACCTGACAAAAGGCTACCGGTTTTACCTGCAAGGGGCCCAGCTCGGTCTGAGGTGAGGCGGTGCACCGCCCCTTGGCCAGGGCCGCACGAATGCGATCGGTCTCAAGGTAGAGGTTGAAGCGGCTCTCCTGCCAGGCTAGGGCGGTGGCGATATCCGGGGGAATGCCGTAGTTGGTGGAAGTGGCCAGGGCTGATGCCAGCACCAGGGTGCATGGGGTACCCGAAGCGGGGATGCACACGCCCAGGTTGGGCCGCACTTCCCGGATGCGCTCATGGATGCGGTATATCAGCGCTTGGTAGTCCTTGGCTAGTCCGCTCCCGGGCTGGTACTGGCACCCGGTAGGGGCAGGGGTAGGAGAGACAAACGCTGGGCGGGGCCGCAGTAGGAGGTATGCAACCAGGCCCCCCAGCGCCAAAACCCCCCACCTAGCCCCTCCGGCGCGCAACGTCCTCCACCCCCCTGATTGTTCTCCTGATGCGCTTCATGCCGCGGTTAAGGGTCAACATCCCCCCAGCGTAGTACCACACGAAGGCGTGCAGGTCCCAGTAGGTGGCCACCCCTCCTTTGGCCTCAGCGCCGGCCACGTGGCGCCCGTCCTGCCTGGCCAGGGGAAAAATCCCCGCGGGTAGTGCGGGCACCCCATGGGTTGGAGGAAGAGAAAAAGTGCGGTTTCCCCAGTTTCCTGGTACCATCACGGCCCCCATATTACAGTCCACTCACCGATAGTCAACTTGTACAAGTTAGTCTTCGTGAACTCCTGTCCAGGGTCTAGTTTTACGCCCATGGGATACTGATCCACGCCGAGCCCTATGAGCCGGATGGTCGCATTAGCCTCGCTTGATAACCAGGTAACTGGTTGCGTCGTCCTGGTACGGCTACTTTGGATATAGCTATTGTATGAGATGCCTTTATAGAAACTACCAGAAGTATACGACGAGCTATTATTGTAGTCGGGGAGTACATCTGCGCTATGCAGGACGTGCCCATGGTAAATGCCATTCCCCATAATTAGCCCATGTAAGAGTGCTATGTCGCCGAATTCGTAGCCAAATGCATTCCATGGGAAAGCATTAGTTGGAACATACTTGCGCAAGAACAATTTCCCCGTTCGTACCCCAATACCGTCAATGTTAATGGACACTGGTTGCGGGATAACTGGGCCAACACTTACACGCCAGCGGTATATAAGCCGCAGGCGTTGGTCAGAGGCAGGAGTAATTACCACAGGGTTTCCCAAACCATCCCGGAAAAGTTCGCGACACATGAGGTTGCTTGATGGGTTTTGTGCCGGAGCAAACCCCCATTCCGCAAGGTTTTTATTGCCAACCTGGGCTTCCGTGAACTCTCTTACAACCGTGATATCGGCTACCCCATCGGCCGCGCGGGAAATAGACCAGGTGTTGGTACCAGCAGACTCGTTAATATTTGTTCTAACTACCTCCGCCGCCAGGGATGTTTGGGCGGGGTCTGGTAGCGTGGAACCCGTTCCGACGGTCGTGTAAGGAATTATGTGTAGGGTTTTGTGTATAAAAGGGGGGCACCAGAAAGGACNNNNNNNNNNTGGTGAGGCTTTTGGGCTAAGCTAAGACTGTGCGCGGCCTCTTAGCACGGCTTCTCCTCAACACCCTGGCCCTTTGGGTGGTGAGCCTGGTGTACCCGGGGGTTTCCTTCGCCCGGGAGGCAGGGTTTTTGGACTACTTGGTGGCGGGTGCGGTATGGGGGCTGGCCAATGCCCTGCTGCGGCCCATCCTCCTCTTCCTGACCCTGCCCTTAAACCTCATGACCCTGGGGCTCTTCACCCTGGTGGTCAACGGGATGGTGCTTTACCTGGTGGCCGAGGCCACGGCCCTGCAGGTGCAGGGCTTTGCTGGAGCCCTCATCGGGGCCTTGATCCTTTCCCTGGTAAGCCTTCTTCTCAGCTGGCTTTTCCGCGACTAGCGGTTTTCCGTCACGTAGCGGGAAAGCTCCTCGATCAGGACCTCCTGTTCGGTGATGATGGCCTTGACCGCGTCCCCGATGGAAACCACCCCGATCACCTTGCCCTCCTCCAAGACCGGAAGATGCCGCACCCGGTGCTCGGTCATCAGGCGCATGGCCTCCTCCAAAGTGGTTTCGGGAGTCACCGTGGTCACCTCACGGGTCATGACCTCCTCCACCAGGGTGTCCTTAGAGAACCGGCCCAAGAGGACCAGCTTCCGGGCATAGTCCCGCTCGGAGAAGACGCCGAGAAGCCTGTCCCCCTCCATGACCAAGAGGGCCCCGATGTCGTGTTCCGCCAGCTTCCGCAAAGCCTCCAGCACCGTGGCCTGGGGGTGAACGTTATAGACTACTCCCCCCTTGCGCAACAGGACCTGCCGAACGGTCATATAACCCCCTTTCCTTTAGGGGTTCATTATACCAGACCGGAAGGCGCTTATCTCACGGTGAGCACCGGCCCCACCGCATGGCGCACCAGGTGCTCCGCGGTGCTCCCCAGGACCAGGCGGCGCACCGGCGCTCCCAGGACCAGAAGATCCGAGGGGGTTTGCAAGGAAAGAAGATGCTCAGCAGGATCACCCGAGAAGGCCAGGGACTCCACCCATATTCCCTGGTCCTGCAAATAGGTCTGCGCCTCGAGGGTCCACGCCCCCGCCTGCACCGGGTCGTCGTGCACGCTCACCACCCGCACCCGTAGCCCCAGGGGCTTGGCCAGAAGGGCCAGGGTATGCAAAGCCCGCACCGCGCTTTCCGAGGCGTTGTAGCCCAGGATGGCCCCCTCTATCTCCACGTAGTCGGTGGGGGCCACCAGTACCGGGGTGGGCGAGGTTCGCAAAACCCTATCCACGGTGCTTCCCAGCCCCACGAAGCTCCCCCCATGGGTTTCCCCGCTCCGACCCATGACCAGGAGGTCTGCGGTGCGGGCGTAGCGCAGGATCACCTCGTGGGGCAACCCGGTTTCCATGAAGACCTCCACCTGAAGCCCCGCTTCCTCCGCACTTTTGCGAATCCGCTCCAATAGGGCCTCGCCATGGGCGGAAAGGGCCTTTTCCAGCTCTTCCCGGTAGGCTGGCACGGGAACGGTAAGGGCCCCGAAGTCCAGGAGCTCCAACGCCCGGATGAGGCGGGAATCCCGCACGTAAAGGGCCACCAGCTTGGCGGAAAGCTTGTAGCAGAGCCACTCCGCCAGCACCTCCGCTCCCCGGGCCTGGGGAGAGCCATCCGTGGCCAGAAGGATCCTCATGGGAACATCTTAACGCCCCCGTCCATGGGCCAAGCCCGGCTCCTTCACCCCCTGGGCCAAGGCCCAAGCCGGCAGGATCAAGGCCCCCAGGGCCAGGAGAACCGGCATCACGCCCCACGCCTCGATGAGGTGGCCTATGGGGGCGTAGAAGAGGCCGGCGAAACCCCAGGTGAAGCCCATGAGAAGCCCGGAAACCGTGGCCGTTTGCCCCGGTTCCAGCTCCTGGGCCAAGGCCACGGCCACCGGGATCCCCGCGTTCATCAAGGCCCCGGTGAGGGCCAAAAGGGCCAGGTAGGGCGCACCCCCGGGAGGGAGGAAAAGAAGGCTCAGGTACAGGGGAAGCCCGAAGGCCAGGGTTCCCGCCAAAACCGCCTTCCGCCCCAGGCGGTCGGAAAGGGTACCCCCAAGGAAGGTGCCCAAGGTGGCGGAGAAGCTATAGGTGGAAAGGCTTAAGGCGATGTAGGCATCGGAAAGGCCCCTTTGGGTAAACCAGTAGGGCAAGGTGGTGGAAAAGCTCATGAACACCAGACTCCTTAAGGTGGCCATCCCCCAAAGCCGGGCCACATCCCCGCGAAAAACCCTCAGGAAATCCCTAAAGCCCGCGGGATTTCCCCGGCGCTGCACAGGGGGCAGGCGCAGGAGGAGCAGGGCCGGCAACAAGGCCAGCGGGGTTAACCACACCAGGCCCCTAAGCCCCCAAGCCCCCACGGCGAACAGGGCCACCACCGGCCCCAGGGAAAGGCCCAGGTACCCCGCGGACCCAAAAAAGGAAAGCCAAAAACCCCTTCGCTCCCTGGGAGCGAACTCCCCCACCAGGCTGGCCCCTGAGGCATGGAAAAGGGCCGAGCCGAAGCCGGCAAGCCCCAGGACCACCATCAAGGCCTCGAGCCGAGGCCATAGGCCCAAGGAGCCCATGCCCAGGGCCACCAGCACCGGCCCCAAGGCGGCCAAAAGCCTTCGGTCCAACCGGTCGGCGATGAGGCCGGCCAAGGGCTGAAAAAGGCTACCCGTAAGGGAGTACACGGACACCAGAAGCCCCACCGTCCCCAGCCCTACCCCAAAATGATCCATCAGTTTGGGCAAAAGGGGCGTGAGGAAGTTGGAGAAGAGGTCGTTGACCGTGTGAAGCCAGGCCAAAAGAAGCGGCAGCACCCTCCCATGCTAAACCCCTTTCTCACGGGGAGTGTGTTACAATCCCTTCGTGCTTGTGGGCTTTCCGGTAGGCGAGGGGAAAAGAAAAATGGCGCGCCCGAGAGGACTCGAACCTCTGACCTTCGGCTCCGGAGGCCGACGCTCTATCCAGCTGAGCTACGGGCGCACTCAGCGGGAAGTATCCTAGCACGCTAAGGAGGAGGCGGTCAAGTGTTCGGTATCAGCAAGAAAGCCATCACCATCCTTTTTGGGCTTCTGGCCTTGGCCTTCGCCGTGGGGGCCATCCTCCTTTTCACCCCCCAAGCGGGGCAGCAGGCGCGGGGCAAACCCGTGCTGTGGGTGAACGGGAAGGCGGTTTACGAGCTGGACCTGCTAAGGCTCCAGGGGAATGACCCCCTCTACGCCGCAAACCCCCAGGGGCTTCTTAAGACTCTGGTGGACACCCATTTCCTGGAGCAGGTCATCCTCACCGAGGCCCTCAAGCAGGACGCCGCCCGGATACGGGTGGGTAGCGCCGAGGTGCGCAAGGAAGTGGACCGCATCCGGGAACAGTTTGGCCTAAAGGACAAGAAGGCCTACGAGCAGTTCCTGAACCAGGTGGGGTACACGGATGCCCAGCTCAGGGGCGAGATCAAAACCCAGCTCCAGATCCAAAAGCGGCTGGAGCAGGTTCGCTCTGCGGCCAAGCCCACCCCGGAGGAGGTGCGGTTCTACTTCGAGGTCCACCAGGAGGAGTACAAGGGCGAGGCCCGGGTCAAGGCCCGCCAGATCGTGGTAGACGATGCCAAGCTGGCAGCGGAGCTTTTGGCTAAGGCTAAGGCCGGGGAAGACTTCGCCGCCTTGGCCAAGGGACACTCCAAGGTGGGCGCCGAGCAGGGTGGGGCCTTGGGGGCCGCCCCGGGGGAAAGCGAGCCCAAACCCGTGACCAAGGTGGTCTTCCCCGAAAAGGTGGCGGAGGCGGTCTTCGCAATGAAGGAGCCCGGCCTGGTGGGGCCCATAGAGGCAGGGGGGCGGTACTACCTGGTGAAGGTGGAGGAGTACCTGCCCCCCAGGGTGCCCACCTTTGAGGAGGTGAAGGAGCAGGTGGAGAAGGATGCCCAGGAGGCCAAGGGGAATGGGGCCCTCGAGGCCTACCTGGAAGACCTTCGCCGGAAGGCCCAGGTGCGCTTCGCCGAGGACAGCCCCTATAGCTACAAGAACCCCCCCGTGGCCAAGGTGGGCGAAAGGGAGATCCTGCTGAGCGAGGTTCTCCAGCCGGTTTTCTCCAACCAGCAGACCGCGGCCCTCATCCAGCAGGGCCTGGGGGAGCTGGCGGTGCAGTTCTTCCTACCCCAGACCCTGGAAAGCCTGATCGAACGCGAACTCCTGGTGGAGGCCGCCAAGGGGAGCGGCAAGCCCTATATCGGCACCAAGGACCAGATCGCCCAGGCCTACCTCCTCTACGAAACCCGGGGCCTCACCGCCACCGAGGAGGAAGCCCGCAAGTTCTACGCGGAAAACCCCGCCCTCTTCACCATCCCGGCCAGCGCCGAGGTGACGGGGGTGGTCTTTAAGGCGGAGGCCAAGGCCAAGGCCTTCCGGGAAGCGGCTCTAAAGGGTGGCGATCTCCAGGCCCTGGCCAAGGCCCAGGAGGGCAACGTCACCGAGTACGGCACCGTGAACCCCAACCAGCTCCCCGCAGTCTTTGACCGCCTGGTCTTCAAGGTGAAGGAGACCTTCCCCAAGGGTCCCCTGGGGGAGGTGAGCGAGGTGGTGAAGCTGGAGGATGGCACCTTTGCCGTGCTGATCATCAAAGACCGCAAGCCTGAGGTGCTCAAGCCCTTCGCGGAAGTGGTGGAGCAGGCTAGGGAAGGGGTCATCAACCGGAAGCGGCAACAGCAGGCCCAGGCCCTTATTCAGGAACTGCGCAAGGCAGCCCAAATCGAGAACCGCCTGAGCCAGGTGCTGGCGGAACTCACCCCCAAGACCCAGGAGCCGGCGAAATCTCCCACAGAGGAGGCCCCCAAGGAAGCGCCTTCCAAACCCTAGGCCGAAAGAAACCCCAGGAGGCCCCAGGCGCCTGGAGCCTCCTGGGTTTTTTTAAGATGGAAGCATGGACCTCCTCAGGCTCCTCACCCTTTACCACGAAGAGCGCCCCGATCCCCAAAACCCCTTTCAGCGGGTGGCCTTCGGCACCAGCGGCCACCGGGGCACCAGCCTCAAGGGCACCTTTACCGAGGCCCACGTGCTGGCCATCGCCCAGGCCATCGCCGATCTCCGGGCCTCCTTTGGGGCCACCGGGCCCCTCTTCCTGGCCAAGGACACCCATGCCCTTTCCGAACCCGCCTGGGCCACAACCCTCACCGTGCTCACCGCCAACGGCATAGAGGTGCGCCTCGAGGAGGGCCACACCCCCACCCCCCTGGTCTCCTTGGCCATCCTGGAGCACAACGCCCAGCATTCCGCCAAGGCGGACGGCATCCTCCTCACCCCCAGCCACAACCCCCCTGAGGACGGGGGGCTCAAGTACAACCCCCCCACGGGAGGGCCCGCGGACACCCGCATCACCAAGGCCATTGAGGAAAGGGCCAACGCCCTCCTGGCGGAAGGGCTAAAGGGAGTAAGACGCCTTCCCTTCCGGGAGGCCCTGCAAAGGGCCAAGCCCTTCGACTACGCGGGGCTTTACGTGGACAAGGTCAAGGAGGCCGTGGACCTGGAGGCCATCCGAGTCTCCGGCCTGCGTCTCGGGGTGGACCCCTTGGGAGGGGCGAGCCTAAGGGTGTGGGAGCGGCTTGCCGAGGCCTATCGGCTTAACCTCGAGGTGGTAAACCCCACCCTAGACCCCACCTTCCGCTTCATGCCCAAGGACCACGACGGCAAGATCCGCATGGACTGCTCAAGCCCCTACGCCATGGTGGGCCTCCTTTCGCTCAAGGAGCGCTTTGACC from Thermus neutrinimicus includes:
- a CDS encoding phosphoglucomutase — translated: MDLLRLLTLYHEERPDPQNPFQRVAFGTSGHRGTSLKGTFTEAHVLAIAQAIADLRASFGATGPLFLAKDTHALSEPAWATTLTVLTANGIEVRLEEGHTPTPLVSLAILEHNAQHSAKADGILLTPSHNPPEDGGLKYNPPTGGPADTRITKAIEERANALLAEGLKGVRRLPFREALQRAKPFDYAGLYVDKVKEAVDLEAIRVSGLRLGVDPLGGASLRVWERLAEAYRLNLEVVNPTLDPTFRFMPKDHDGKIRMDCSSPYAMVGLLSLKERFDLAIGNDPDADRHGIVTPRGLMNPNHYLAAAVFHLYTTRTWPKAKVGKTAVTSALLDRVAKALGREVYETPVGFKYFVDGLLEGWLGFGGEESAGASFLRFDGRPFSTDKDGILLGLLAAEILAKRGKAPDELYEELAERLGRPHYARKDLPIPPEAKAKLARLSPEDVKAKELAGEPILAILTRAPGNGEPLGGLKVVTENAWFAARPSGTEDVTKVYAESFKGEEHLKEVLEAAMALVEKTLG
- a CDS encoding peptidylprolyl isomerase, with amino-acid sequence MFGISKKAITILFGLLALAFAVGAILLFTPQAGQQARGKPVLWVNGKAVYELDLLRLQGNDPLYAANPQGLLKTLVDTHFLEQVILTEALKQDAARIRVGSAEVRKEVDRIREQFGLKDKKAYEQFLNQVGYTDAQLRGEIKTQLQIQKRLEQVRSAAKPTPEEVRFYFEVHQEEYKGEARVKARQIVVDDAKLAAELLAKAKAGEDFAALAKGHSKVGAEQGGALGAAPGESEPKPVTKVVFPEKVAEAVFAMKEPGLVGPIEAGGRYYLVKVEEYLPPRVPTFEEVKEQVEKDAQEAKGNGALEAYLEDLRRKAQVRFAEDSPYSYKNPPVAKVGEREILLSEVLQPVFSNQQTAALIQQGLGELAVQFFLPQTLESLIERELLVEAAKGSGKPYIGTKDQIAQAYLLYETRGLTATEEEARKFYAENPALFTIPASAEVTGVVFKAEAKAKAFREAALKGGDLQALAKAQEGNVTEYGTVNPNQLPAVFDRLVFKVKETFPKGPLGEVSEVVKLEDGTFAVLIIKDRKPEVLKPFAEVVEQAREGVINRKRQQQAQALIQELRKAAQIENRLSQVLAELTPKTQEPAKSPTEEAPKEAPSKP
- a CDS encoding CBS domain-containing protein, whose translation is MTVRQVLLRKGGVVYNVHPQATVLEALRKLAEHDIGALLVMEGDRLLGVFSERDYARKLVLLGRFSKDTLVEEVMTREVTTVTPETTLEEAMRLMTEHRVRHLPVLEEGKVIGVVSIGDAVKAIITEQEVLIEELSRYVTENR
- a CDS encoding MFS transporter translates to MLPLLLAWLHTVNDLFSNFLTPLLPKLMDHFGVGLGTVGLLVSVYSLTGSLFQPLAGLIADRLDRRLLAALGPVLVALGMGSLGLWPRLEALMVVLGLAGFGSALFHASGASLVGEFAPRERRGFWLSFFGSAGYLGLSLGPVVALFAVGAWGLRGLVWLTPLALLPALLLLRLPPVQRRGNPAGFRDFLRVFRGDVARLWGMATLRSLVFMSFSTTLPYWFTQRGLSDAYIALSLSTYSFSATLGTFLGGTLSDRLGRKAVLAGTLAFGLPLYLSLLFLPPGGAPYLALLALTGALMNAGIPVAVALAQELEPGQTATVSGLLMGFTWGFAGLFYAPIGHLIEAWGVMPVLLALGALILPAWALAQGVKEPGLAHGRGR
- a CDS encoding phage holin family protein yields the protein MRGLLARLLLNTLALWVVSLVYPGVSFAREAGFLDYLVAGAVWGLANALLRPILLFLTLPLNLMTLGLFTLVVNGMVLYLVAEATALQVQGFAGALIGALILSLVSLLLSWLFRD
- a CDS encoding universal stress protein — its product is MRILLATDGSPQARGAEVLAEWLCYKLSAKLVALYVRDSRLIRALELLDFGALTVPVPAYREELEKALSAHGEALLERIRKSAEEAGLQVEVFMETGLPHEVILRYARTADLLVMGRSGETHGGSFVGLGSTVDRVLRTSPTPVLVAPTDYVEIEGAILGYNASESAVRALHTLALLAKPLGLRVRVVSVHDDPVQAGAWTLEAQTYLQDQGIWVESLAFSGDPAEHLLSLQTPSDLLVLGAPVRRLVLGSTAEHLVRHAVGPVLTVR
- a CDS encoding transglycosylase SLT domain-containing protein; the protein is MLASALATSTNYGIPPDIATALAWQESRFNLYLETDRIRAALAKGRCTASPQTELGPLQVKPVAFCQVGKDPGQMLSMSMYARIWYAVAAGLEYLAWLKGQMAGASWKEILQAYNVGLAGFRQGRRNEPYACAIISQANRYSELKV